The following are encoded in a window of Pelecanus crispus isolate bPelCri1 chromosome 6, bPelCri1.pri, whole genome shotgun sequence genomic DNA:
- the CHKA gene encoding choline kinase alpha isoform X2, with translation MKTKFCNGETDPSPLGLLLGCSSGGGGVVLPAAGQPPSPLAHADPEGKDPVAAGRGGGAMPPPSALLLPPPPEEEPPIDPRTRRKAYLWCKEFLPGAWRGLREEQLRINPIRGGLSNMLFQCSLPDTIVTVADEPRKVLLRLYGAILQMGAEAMVLESVMFAILAERALGPKLYGIFPQGRLEEFIPSRKLSTEELSLPDISAEIAEKMARFHGMKMPFNKEPKWLFGTMEKYLNQVLRIKFTRESRTRKLNKLLSYNLPEEMKNLRAMLEATSSPVVFCHNDCQEGNVLLLEGRENSENQKLMLIDFEYSSYNYRGFDIGNHFCEWMYDYTYEKYPFFKASVLKYPSKKQQLHFISSYLSAFHDGFENLSKEEKSELEEEVLIEVNRFALASHFFWGLWSIIQAKISSIEFGYLEYALSRFDAYFDQKRKLKV, from the exons ATGAAGACCAAGTTCTGTAACGGCGAGACCGACCCTTCCCCACTCGGGCTCCTCCTCGGCTGCAGCTCTGGCGGGGGCGGTGTCGttctccccgccgccgggcagcCTCCCTCGCCGCTGGCTCACGCCGACCCTGAGGGAAAAGACCCCGTCGCGGCGGGCAGAGGTGGGGGCGCCATGCCCCCGCCTTccgcgctgctgctgccgccgccgcctgagGAGGAGCCGCCGATCGACCCCCGAACGCGGCGCAAGGCGTATCTGTGGTGTAAGGAGTTCCTGCCTGGGGCctggcgggggctgcgggaggagcAGCTGCGCATCAACCCCATCAG AGGTGGCCTCAGCAACATGCTGTTTCAGTGCTCGCTGCCTGATACCATTGTGACAGTTGCAGATGAACCACGGAAGGTTCTCCTGCGCTTATATGGTGCAATCCTGCAGATG ggagCAGAAGCCATGGTTCTGGAAAGTGTTATGTTTGCCATTCTTGCAGAGAGAGCTCTTGGCCCAAAGCTGTATGGAATCTTTCCACAAGGGCGACTGGAGGAATTCATTCCT AGCAGGAAGCTAAGTACTGAAGAGTTAAGCTTACCTGACATATCTGCTGAAATAGCTGAGAAGATGGCTAGATTTCATGGCATGAAAATGCCATTTAATAAAGAACCTAAGTGGCTTTTTGGAACAATGGAAAA ATACCTAAATCAAGTGCTGAGGATTAAATTTACCAGAGAATCCAGAACTAGAAAACTGAACAAACTCCTCAGTTACAATCTCCCCgaggaaatgaaaaatctaaG AGCTATGCTTGAAGCTACTTCATCACCAGTTGTATTTTGCCACAATGACTGTCAGGAAG GTAATGTCTTGCTTCTGGAAGGCAGAGAGAATTCAGAAAATCAAAAGCTGATGCTCATTGACTTTGAATACAGCAGCTATAATTACCG AGGATTTGACATTGGAAATCACTTCTGTGAATGGATGTATGATTACACATATGAGAAGTACCCATTCTTCAAAGCTAGTGTTCTTAAATACCCTTCAAAGAAGCAACAG CTTCATTTTATCTCCAGTTACCTGTCTGCATTCCATGATGGCTTTGAAAATCTGAGCAAAGAAGAGAAGTCTGAACTAGAAGAAGAAGTGTTGATAGAAGTTAACAG GTTTGCCCTTGCATCACACTTCTTCTGGGGCCTGTGGTCTATTATACAAGCAAAGATCTCATCCATTGAGTTTGGTTACCTG GAATATGCGTTATCCAGATTTGATGCATACTTTGAtcagaagaggaagctgaaggTGTGA
- the CHKA gene encoding choline kinase alpha isoform X1, which produces MKTKFCNGETDPSPLGLLLGCSSGGGGVVLPAAGQPPSPLAHADPEGKDPVAAGRGGGAMPPPSALLLPPPPEEEPPIDPRTRRKAYLWCKEFLPGAWRGLREEQLRINPIRGGLSNMLFQCSLPDTIVTVADEPRKVLLRLYGAILQMRSCNKGESVQSQKENDLQGAEAMVLESVMFAILAERALGPKLYGIFPQGRLEEFIPSRKLSTEELSLPDISAEIAEKMARFHGMKMPFNKEPKWLFGTMEKYLNQVLRIKFTRESRTRKLNKLLSYNLPEEMKNLRAMLEATSSPVVFCHNDCQEGNVLLLEGRENSENQKLMLIDFEYSSYNYRGFDIGNHFCEWMYDYTYEKYPFFKASVLKYPSKKQQLHFISSYLSAFHDGFENLSKEEKSELEEEVLIEVNRFALASHFFWGLWSIIQAKISSIEFGYLEYALSRFDAYFDQKRKLKV; this is translated from the exons ATGAAGACCAAGTTCTGTAACGGCGAGACCGACCCTTCCCCACTCGGGCTCCTCCTCGGCTGCAGCTCTGGCGGGGGCGGTGTCGttctccccgccgccgggcagcCTCCCTCGCCGCTGGCTCACGCCGACCCTGAGGGAAAAGACCCCGTCGCGGCGGGCAGAGGTGGGGGCGCCATGCCCCCGCCTTccgcgctgctgctgccgccgccgcctgagGAGGAGCCGCCGATCGACCCCCGAACGCGGCGCAAGGCGTATCTGTGGTGTAAGGAGTTCCTGCCTGGGGCctggcgggggctgcgggaggagcAGCTGCGCATCAACCCCATCAG AGGTGGCCTCAGCAACATGCTGTTTCAGTGCTCGCTGCCTGATACCATTGTGACAGTTGCAGATGAACCACGGAAGGTTCTCCTGCGCTTATATGGTGCAATCCTGCAGATG AGGTCCTGTAATAAAGGAGAGTCTGTACAGTCTCAGAAGGAAAATGACTTGCAA ggagCAGAAGCCATGGTTCTGGAAAGTGTTATGTTTGCCATTCTTGCAGAGAGAGCTCTTGGCCCAAAGCTGTATGGAATCTTTCCACAAGGGCGACTGGAGGAATTCATTCCT AGCAGGAAGCTAAGTACTGAAGAGTTAAGCTTACCTGACATATCTGCTGAAATAGCTGAGAAGATGGCTAGATTTCATGGCATGAAAATGCCATTTAATAAAGAACCTAAGTGGCTTTTTGGAACAATGGAAAA ATACCTAAATCAAGTGCTGAGGATTAAATTTACCAGAGAATCCAGAACTAGAAAACTGAACAAACTCCTCAGTTACAATCTCCCCgaggaaatgaaaaatctaaG AGCTATGCTTGAAGCTACTTCATCACCAGTTGTATTTTGCCACAATGACTGTCAGGAAG GTAATGTCTTGCTTCTGGAAGGCAGAGAGAATTCAGAAAATCAAAAGCTGATGCTCATTGACTTTGAATACAGCAGCTATAATTACCG AGGATTTGACATTGGAAATCACTTCTGTGAATGGATGTATGATTACACATATGAGAAGTACCCATTCTTCAAAGCTAGTGTTCTTAAATACCCTTCAAAGAAGCAACAG CTTCATTTTATCTCCAGTTACCTGTCTGCATTCCATGATGGCTTTGAAAATCTGAGCAAAGAAGAGAAGTCTGAACTAGAAGAAGAAGTGTTGATAGAAGTTAACAG GTTTGCCCTTGCATCACACTTCTTCTGGGGCCTGTGGTCTATTATACAAGCAAAGATCTCATCCATTGAGTTTGGTTACCTG GAATATGCGTTATCCAGATTTGATGCATACTTTGAtcagaagaggaagctgaaggTGTGA
- the CHKA gene encoding choline kinase alpha isoform X3, whose translation MKTKFCNGETDPSPLGLLLGCSSGGGGVVLPAAGQPPSPLAHADPEGKDPVAAGRGGGAMPPPSALLLPPPPEEEPPIDPRTRRKAYLWCKEFLPGAWRGLREEQLRINPIRGGLSNMLFQCSLPDTIVTVADEPRKVLLRLYGAILQMRSCNKGESVQSQKENDLQSRKLSTEELSLPDISAEIAEKMARFHGMKMPFNKEPKWLFGTMEKYLNQVLRIKFTRESRTRKLNKLLSYNLPEEMKNLRAMLEATSSPVVFCHNDCQEGNVLLLEGRENSENQKLMLIDFEYSSYNYRGFDIGNHFCEWMYDYTYEKYPFFKASVLKYPSKKQQLHFISSYLSAFHDGFENLSKEEKSELEEEVLIEVNRFALASHFFWGLWSIIQAKISSIEFGYLEYALSRFDAYFDQKRKLKV comes from the exons ATGAAGACCAAGTTCTGTAACGGCGAGACCGACCCTTCCCCACTCGGGCTCCTCCTCGGCTGCAGCTCTGGCGGGGGCGGTGTCGttctccccgccgccgggcagcCTCCCTCGCCGCTGGCTCACGCCGACCCTGAGGGAAAAGACCCCGTCGCGGCGGGCAGAGGTGGGGGCGCCATGCCCCCGCCTTccgcgctgctgctgccgccgccgcctgagGAGGAGCCGCCGATCGACCCCCGAACGCGGCGCAAGGCGTATCTGTGGTGTAAGGAGTTCCTGCCTGGGGCctggcgggggctgcgggaggagcAGCTGCGCATCAACCCCATCAG AGGTGGCCTCAGCAACATGCTGTTTCAGTGCTCGCTGCCTGATACCATTGTGACAGTTGCAGATGAACCACGGAAGGTTCTCCTGCGCTTATATGGTGCAATCCTGCAGATG AGGTCCTGTAATAAAGGAGAGTCTGTACAGTCTCAGAAGGAAAATGACTTGCAA AGCAGGAAGCTAAGTACTGAAGAGTTAAGCTTACCTGACATATCTGCTGAAATAGCTGAGAAGATGGCTAGATTTCATGGCATGAAAATGCCATTTAATAAAGAACCTAAGTGGCTTTTTGGAACAATGGAAAA ATACCTAAATCAAGTGCTGAGGATTAAATTTACCAGAGAATCCAGAACTAGAAAACTGAACAAACTCCTCAGTTACAATCTCCCCgaggaaatgaaaaatctaaG AGCTATGCTTGAAGCTACTTCATCACCAGTTGTATTTTGCCACAATGACTGTCAGGAAG GTAATGTCTTGCTTCTGGAAGGCAGAGAGAATTCAGAAAATCAAAAGCTGATGCTCATTGACTTTGAATACAGCAGCTATAATTACCG AGGATTTGACATTGGAAATCACTTCTGTGAATGGATGTATGATTACACATATGAGAAGTACCCATTCTTCAAAGCTAGTGTTCTTAAATACCCTTCAAAGAAGCAACAG CTTCATTTTATCTCCAGTTACCTGTCTGCATTCCATGATGGCTTTGAAAATCTGAGCAAAGAAGAGAAGTCTGAACTAGAAGAAGAAGTGTTGATAGAAGTTAACAG GTTTGCCCTTGCATCACACTTCTTCTGGGGCCTGTGGTCTATTATACAAGCAAAGATCTCATCCATTGAGTTTGGTTACCTG GAATATGCGTTATCCAGATTTGATGCATACTTTGAtcagaagaggaagctgaaggTGTGA